The following coding sequences are from one Desulfosporosinus orientis DSM 765 window:
- a CDS encoding EcsC family protein gives MPLDGDLKNDPQLYEEQVRVELNHWVRKLLQRPGLLERTSKAFQTKINEKVIPEKVHAVITATVKGLFKSVIIGLEYIPNSPAFHGIGLEDRDRKAMRLLTKYRKIAAAEGAGTGAGGFTLSIADFPALIVIKMKFLFELAHIYGFSTEDYRERLFLLYVFQLAFSSQEKRPELYHIISNWDKNLLSWPGDKSSLDPIDWEQFQREYRDAIDFRKTLQLLPGLGAVVGAWANYGLVDDLGTVAMNCYRLRIVGGDRVDKSNPARD, from the coding sequence TTGCCCTTGGATGGAGACCTAAAAAATGATCCTCAACTTTATGAAGAGCAGGTAAGAGTCGAGTTGAACCACTGGGTTAGGAAACTATTGCAAAGGCCAGGGTTATTGGAACGCACCTCAAAGGCTTTTCAAACGAAAATTAATGAAAAAGTAATTCCTGAAAAGGTTCACGCAGTCATTACTGCAACAGTTAAAGGCCTGTTTAAATCCGTAATTATTGGACTTGAATATATCCCCAATAGTCCGGCTTTCCATGGAATCGGGCTGGAAGATCGCGATCGAAAGGCGATGAGGCTTTTAACGAAATACAGAAAAATTGCTGCTGCAGAAGGGGCTGGGACCGGTGCAGGCGGGTTTACCTTATCGATTGCGGATTTTCCGGCCTTAATTGTCATCAAAATGAAATTTCTTTTTGAATTGGCGCACATATATGGTTTTTCCACGGAAGACTATCGTGAGCGTCTCTTCTTGTTATATGTTTTTCAATTAGCTTTTTCAAGTCAGGAAAAGCGTCCGGAACTATATCATATTATTTCAAATTGGGATAAGAACTTACTCAGTTGGCCTGGAGATAAATCGAGCCTTGATCCCATTGACTGGGAACAATTTCAAAGAGAATATCGCGATGCTATTGATTTTCGAAAAACACTCCAGCTTCTGCCGGGATTAGGTGCTGTAGTAGGAGCTTGGGCGAATTACGGACTGGTGGACGATTTGGGAACAGTGGCTATGAATTGTTATAGATTGCGCATTGTAGGAGGGGATAGAGTTGACAAAAGTAACCCTGCAAGAGATTAA
- a CDS encoding HD domain-containing protein, giving the protein MTKVTLQEIKADPYVQALIDAGNRHLAAIGYTEHGLRHAGLVSHIASNILEKMAHPERECELAAIAGYLHDIGNAVNRVAHAHSGAILAAGILQRHNMPPEEIAVIIGAIGNHDEQDGNPVNVISAALILADKSDVHRSRVRNSDLAKFDIHDRVNYAVKRSFLRVYPKERIALELIIDTDICPVMEYFEIFLMRMLLSRKAAEFLDTKFELKINDVKLL; this is encoded by the coding sequence TTGACAAAAGTAACCCTGCAAGAGATTAAAGCAGATCCTTATGTACAAGCTTTGATTGATGCCGGAAACCGGCATTTAGCAGCTATTGGGTATACCGAACATGGGCTTAGGCATGCAGGATTAGTTTCTCATATTGCCTCAAATATTTTAGAAAAAATGGCGCATCCTGAAAGAGAGTGCGAACTTGCGGCAATTGCGGGGTATTTGCATGACATTGGTAATGCTGTCAACCGTGTAGCTCATGCACATTCCGGAGCAATTCTTGCAGCTGGAATTTTACAACGGCACAATATGCCGCCGGAGGAAATTGCTGTTATTATCGGAGCAATTGGAAATCATGATGAACAGGATGGAAACCCTGTCAACGTTATATCAGCAGCCCTAATTTTAGCCGATAAATCAGATGTTCATCGTTCGCGTGTACGCAATTCTGATCTGGCAAAGTTTGATATCCATGATCGAGTGAATTATGCAGTTAAACGTTCTTTCCTTCGAGTTTATCCCAAGGAACGAATCGCTTTGGAACTTATTATTGATACCGACATATGTCCGGTCATGGAGTATTTTGAGATCTTTCTTATGCGGATGCTTCTTTCGCGTAAAGCTGCAGAGTTTCTGGATACAAAATTTGAATTAAAGATCAATGATGTAAAGTTACTATAA